The genomic window TAGGTTGATTGCATTAATCATAACTTTTGTATAAGGTTGACGATGTCCTTGTTTACGATGTGAGTCTTTTCTGCGTTTGTAAACGAAAGTTGTCACTTTCTTTTGACGACCATGTTTTTCAACTGTACCTTCAACGACAGCTCCATCAATAGTTGGAACACCAACTTTTGTTTCTTCGCCACCTACTAAGATAACT from Carnobacterium iners includes these protein-coding regions:
- the rplU gene encoding 50S ribosomal protein L21, translated to MYAIIKTGGKQIKVEVGQTIYIEKLNVEAGETVIFDEVILVGGEETKVGVPTIDGAVVEGTVEKHGRQKKVTTFVYKRRKDSHRKQGHRQPYTKVMINAINL